From the Pedobacter cryoconitis genome, one window contains:
- a CDS encoding TonB-dependent receptor — translation MIIYLLSKKKYTVYPLQPLLLLSFLITFLSFYSISKAQGQSGTITLMYKNCTAQTLLKDLDKQSSFTFVFDPAQMSEVKLQNISYNHLPLKLVLEDLEKKTNLNFSMLNSNISVRLRVKPPVKKPEPGKITGTISDEKGETFPSASIRVIELGSGMQSAVDGTYVMSLAPGTYTLEISYISYQTQKITGVQIKAGAITKLDISMKPAANALKEVVVTSGYQKASTAGLYARQKTAAGITDGISAAQITRTPDNNVGAILKRVSGLNVVDNRYVVVRGLSDRYNQAQIDGVTQPSTDMSQKNFAFDAIPAEMVSSIVVNKTATPDLSSEFAGGQVTVNTLDIPVQNFTQFQVGTGYNSNTIGKDFIQAGKRGNAEFLGFMGDGHKLPNGLRSWVNSNQGGVPDYVAAQSKAFDPEGFRFYRYGFTPNQNYRFSLGRTYPLKNGVTFGFVGGVTLRNSQEITDYISTRAGFTVQAIDSAKIRQNGNIYQYNSTISGLLNFGIQGKGFKISLRNMYSHVYKNDYYTYTSRQPNDERDTLESRRIKFNLQAPESTTVLQHKLEGEHTLDDSGVKLTWNGSYTSVGQQLNDQRKFTAFNSGTINGQSYYQRYLVANPYQNDGNPDYRLYTDTKEKDYNWGLNLSRSFDFLKDKTLVKIGYSGFYKKRDLSSVIAEIYNDSHDILEVAPYEYSLRPEILGTGPGQVFYNIPAEFGSQFSGTSNSHSAYAMLDQRLFQKLRIVYGVRYETYKLTNLQLKRKSGDEQANKDDNTNFLPSANITYSLTENLNFRASYATTIIRPDFRETSDFNSYDPRRDIRIRGGDLKSTKVNNADIRFEWYPAAGEIISLSGFYKKFDKPIELVFIQEMAVDQYAFQNQKSAINYGLELEIRKSLSFIADRSWLRNLSVFGNGTIIRSKVKAIQYGGTDGKEPKEVQSARPLFGQSPWIANVGLSYTKDQYGVNVVYNKSGYRTNTINDNPQSVEFEMGRDLVDLQLFTRLFKQKGELKLNIANLLNSKTTFYKNWEGYTGGGEGGFTAIPGKSERYNKDEGDFITYQAKNGTNVSMAFTYRF, via the coding sequence CGCTCAGACCTTGTTAAAGGATTTAGATAAGCAATCTTCCTTCACTTTCGTATTCGATCCGGCTCAGATGAGCGAGGTTAAGCTTCAAAATATCAGTTACAATCATTTACCCTTAAAACTTGTATTGGAAGACCTGGAAAAGAAGACCAATCTTAATTTTTCCATGTTAAACTCGAACATTTCAGTCCGCTTAAGGGTAAAGCCTCCCGTAAAAAAGCCAGAGCCGGGAAAAATAACCGGCACAATCAGCGATGAAAAAGGAGAAACTTTTCCAAGCGCAAGTATCAGAGTTATCGAATTGGGATCTGGTATGCAGAGTGCAGTTGATGGTACTTATGTGATGTCCCTTGCTCCGGGAACTTATACACTGGAAATCAGTTATATTTCTTATCAGACACAAAAAATTACTGGCGTACAAATCAAGGCAGGGGCAATAACAAAGCTGGATATTTCTATGAAACCTGCTGCAAACGCTTTAAAGGAAGTGGTCGTAACTTCAGGTTATCAAAAAGCTTCCACAGCAGGGTTATATGCAAGGCAGAAAACCGCTGCGGGGATCACTGATGGGATTTCTGCTGCACAGATAACGCGTACACCAGACAATAACGTAGGGGCAATTTTAAAGCGCGTGAGCGGTTTAAACGTTGTTGATAACCGTTATGTAGTCGTGCGCGGATTGAGTGACAGGTATAACCAGGCACAGATCGATGGGGTCACTCAGCCTAGTACAGACATGAGTCAGAAAAACTTTGCTTTTGATGCAATACCAGCCGAAATGGTGAGCAGTATTGTGGTCAATAAAACTGCCACACCAGATCTTTCCTCGGAGTTTGCCGGTGGTCAGGTTACTGTGAATACACTGGATATTCCGGTTCAGAATTTCACGCAGTTCCAGGTAGGTACCGGGTATAACAGCAATACGATTGGTAAAGATTTTATACAGGCAGGAAAGAGAGGGAATGCAGAGTTTCTGGGTTTCATGGGGGATGGACATAAATTACCGAATGGATTACGTAGCTGGGTAAATAGTAATCAGGGAGGTGTTCCTGATTATGTAGCAGCGCAAAGCAAGGCTTTTGATCCTGAAGGTTTCAGGTTTTACCGGTATGGATTTACACCTAATCAAAATTACCGGTTTTCTTTAGGCCGGACTTATCCTTTGAAAAATGGGGTGACTTTTGGTTTTGTAGGTGGGGTGACTTTACGTAATAGTCAGGAAATTACTGATTATATCAGTACCAGAGCTGGTTTCACAGTGCAGGCAATTGATAGTGCAAAAATCCGTCAGAACGGAAATATTTATCAATACAATTCTACTATAAGCGGACTTTTAAACTTTGGTATTCAGGGAAAAGGTTTTAAGATCAGCCTGAGAAACATGTATTCTCATGTGTATAAGAATGATTATTATACTTATACCAGCAGACAACCAAATGATGAAAGGGATACTTTAGAAAGCCGCAGAATAAAGTTTAATCTTCAGGCTCCGGAAAGTACAACAGTGCTGCAACATAAACTGGAAGGTGAGCATACTTTGGATGATTCTGGTGTTAAATTAACCTGGAATGGTTCCTATACCAGTGTAGGACAGCAGCTTAATGATCAGCGTAAATTCACCGCTTTTAATTCCGGAACTATAAACGGGCAGTCTTATTATCAGCGTTACCTGGTGGCGAACCCTTATCAGAATGATGGTAATCCTGATTATCGTTTGTATACAGATACCAAAGAAAAAGATTATAACTGGGGACTGAACCTTTCCAGATCTTTTGACTTTCTGAAAGACAAAACACTGGTTAAAATCGGGTATAGTGGTTTTTATAAAAAAAGAGATTTATCGAGTGTGATCGCTGAAATTTATAATGATTCGCATGATATTCTGGAGGTTGCTCCTTATGAATACAGTCTGCGTCCGGAAATTCTGGGCACCGGGCCGGGACAGGTATTTTATAATATCCCTGCGGAATTCGGTTCACAATTTAGTGGTACTTCAAATTCTCATAGTGCCTATGCGATGTTGGATCAGCGGTTATTCCAGAAGTTGAGGATAGTTTATGGCGTAAGGTATGAAACCTATAAACTGACCAATTTGCAGCTTAAAAGAAAGAGTGGAGATGAACAGGCCAATAAAGATGATAATACGAATTTTCTTCCTTCGGCAAATATTACCTATAGTTTAACTGAAAATCTGAATTTCAGAGCTTCTTATGCAACAACGATCATCAGACCTGATTTTAGAGAAACCTCTGATTTTAACTCTTATGATCCCCGCAGGGATATCAGAATACGGGGTGGTGATTTAAAAAGTACAAAGGTGAATAATGCGGATATCAGATTTGAATGGTATCCTGCTGCTGGTGAAATTATCTCTTTATCAGGATTCTATAAAAAATTTGATAAGCCAATTGAATTGGTTTTTATCCAGGAAATGGCTGTGGATCAATATGCTTTTCAGAATCAGAAGTCCGCAATTAACTATGGACTGGAACTGGAAATCAGAAAATCATTGAGTTTTATTGCTGACCGTTCCTGGTTACGTAATCTTTCAGTTTTTGGAAATGGAACCATCATCAGATCAAAAGTAAAAGCTATTCAGTATGGAGGCACTGATGGTAAAGAACCTAAAGAGGTTCAGTCGGCAAGACCACTTTTTGGCCAGTCTCCGTGGATAGCCAACGTTGGACTTTCTTATACAAAAGATCAGTATGGTGTTAATGTGGTTTACAACAAATCCGGATATCGTACCAATACTATTAATGACAATCCTCAATCTGTTGAATTTGAAATGGGACGTGATTTAGTGGATTTACAGTTGTTTACCCGTCTTTTTAAACAAAAAGGAGAGCTCAAACTGAATATAGCCAACCTGCTGAATTCAAAAACTACTTTTTATAAAAACTGGGAAGGCTATACGGGTGGTGGTGAGGGAGGTTTCACAGCAATACCCGGAAAATCCGAACGATACAATAAAGATGAGGGGGATTTTATCACCTACCAGGCTAAAAACGGGACGAATGTGAGCATGGCATTTACTTATAGATTTTAA